In Chloroflexota bacterium, one genomic interval encodes:
- a CDS encoding glycerophosphodiester phosphodiesterase: MDWRAVGAGLRVGGHRGAAGEAPENTFSGFERAVRAGVDYVELDVQLTGDGVAVVVHDDHLDRTTDGRGPVASATAATLARLDAGTWFDPDFAGERIPTLTELLSWLEAHRTLGATIEAKGSATGAAIARAIAASKARDGLSVCSFDAVELQAAAGVDPTIPRLLIVGRGAPDADPVALARDALATGVNMPWISCQPDLIRRLHRADLLVAGGTADDEVAIRACVSLGLDAVDSNLPTLAVAARDAAVRAATRQAGI; this comes from the coding sequence TTGGACTGGCGGGCGGTCGGGGCCGGACTTCGGGTGGGGGGCCATCGAGGAGCAGCCGGGGAGGCGCCAGAAAACACGTTCTCCGGGTTCGAGCGCGCGGTCCGAGCCGGGGTCGACTACGTGGAGCTCGACGTGCAGCTCACGGGCGACGGAGTGGCGGTCGTGGTCCACGACGATCATCTGGACCGGACGACCGACGGCCGTGGCCCGGTGGCGAGCGCGACCGCAGCCACGCTCGCTCGGCTCGACGCGGGCACCTGGTTTGACCCCGACTTCGCCGGCGAGCGGATCCCGACGCTGACCGAGCTGCTGTCCTGGCTCGAGGCACACCGCACTCTGGGCGCCACGATCGAGGCGAAGGGATCTGCGACCGGCGCCGCGATAGCACGGGCGATCGCAGCCAGCAAAGCCCGGGACGGTCTCTCTGTGTGCTCGTTCGATGCTGTCGAGCTGCAGGCTGCCGCCGGCGTTGATCCCACGATCCCCCGTCTCCTGATCGTGGGCCGCGGGGCACCCGACGCGGACCCAGTCGCGTTGGCCCGCGACGCACTCGCCACAGGGGTCAACATGCCTTGGATATCGTGCCAACCTGACCTCATCCGGCGACTTCACCGGGCAGATCTCCTGGTCGCCGGCGGGACCGCGGACGACGAAGTCGCCATCCGGGCCTGCGTCAGCCTTGGCCTCGACGCAGTTGACTCGAACCTGCCGACTTTGGCGGTGGCGGCGCGCGACGCCGCGGTCCGTGCAGCGACACGACAGGCTGGCATCTGA
- a CDS encoding glycerophosphodiester phosphodiesterase, producing MRPARPIAFAHRGASGYARDNTLEAFALALRQGATGIESDAWLSGDGVTVLVHDRTIRPPGRRIDVTRTTAADLARWGVPTLAELYASCGTGFELSLDLEHREVALPVLRAAEAAEAAGRLWVCHDDLDLLAELRAASGAVRLVCSTRPRRIPEGVVGRIDRLAQLGINALNMHWRDWSVDWVECCHTNGIAAFGWDAQEPSTMAQLLAFGIDAIYSDYPDLLVAAIG from the coding sequence ATGAGACCTGCCAGGCCGATCGCGTTCGCTCACCGGGGCGCCTCGGGATACGCTCGGGACAACACGCTGGAGGCGTTCGCGCTGGCCCTGCGCCAGGGCGCGACCGGCATCGAGTCGGATGCCTGGCTCAGCGGAGACGGCGTGACCGTCCTCGTCCACGACCGGACCATCCGGCCGCCGGGCCGCCGGATCGACGTGACCCGGACCACGGCCGCAGACCTCGCCCGGTGGGGCGTGCCGACGCTCGCCGAGCTGTACGCTTCGTGCGGGACCGGCTTCGAATTGTCGCTCGACCTCGAACATCGTGAGGTCGCGTTGCCTGTGCTCCGCGCCGCTGAGGCTGCCGAGGCGGCCGGGAGACTGTGGGTCTGTCACGATGACCTCGACCTGCTGGCCGAGCTGCGGGCGGCCAGTGGGGCTGTCCGGCTCGTCTGTTCCACGCGCCCCCGCCGAATCCCAGAGGGGGTCGTCGGCCGGATCGACCGGCTCGCCCAACTCGGCATCAACGCCCTAAACATGCATTGGCGAGACTGGTCCGTCGACTGGGTCGAGTGCTGTCACACCAACGGGATCGCGGCGTTCGGCTGGGACGCACAGGAACCCTCGACGATGGCCCAGCTGCTCGCGTTCGGGATCGACGCCATCTACTCGGATTACCCCGATCTTCTCGTAGCAGCGATCGGGTGA